In Desulfopila inferna, a single window of DNA contains:
- a CDS encoding ABC transporter substrate-binding protein, with product MKKILTFVFLYSLITLSSAAMAAETLISISQFVDHPSLNEVLQGFQDDLAENEIEVRYKVYNSHGNMATTGQIANQIVSDNPDMIVAIATPNAQACARIFEKHARMSGTPMVFTAITDPLAAGLVSNYEHPGKNITGVSNRLPMDKHMEMVLRFVPDLKKLGVMYNSGEVNSVSNVNRIKEAAAVLGFSIVEAPATNTADVYQAAQSLVGKVQAIYIPTDNTVISALESVIKVSERVRLPLFTADTDSVKRGSIAAMGFDYYLHGRQTGALARRIIAGENPGDIAVEFQKELSFHVNPGAAQRMGLTIDEDILNSADFLH from the coding sequence ATGAAAAAAATTCTCACATTTGTATTTCTCTACTCACTGATCACCCTGAGCAGTGCTGCGATGGCTGCCGAGACTCTGATTTCGATCAGTCAGTTCGTCGACCATCCCTCATTGAATGAAGTTTTGCAGGGCTTCCAGGACGATCTGGCAGAAAACGAAATCGAGGTGCGCTACAAGGTATATAATTCACACGGCAACATGGCCACAACCGGACAAATCGCCAATCAAATTGTCTCCGACAACCCGGATATGATCGTCGCCATCGCCACGCCGAATGCCCAGGCCTGTGCCAGAATTTTCGAAAAACACGCCCGGATGAGTGGTACCCCCATGGTGTTCACCGCCATTACCGATCCTTTGGCGGCAGGGCTGGTCAGCAATTACGAGCATCCCGGGAAAAACATTACCGGTGTTTCAAACCGGCTGCCCATGGACAAGCATATGGAGATGGTGCTCCGTTTTGTGCCCGATCTGAAAAAGCTGGGAGTGATGTACAACTCGGGCGAGGTCAATTCAGTCTCCAACGTCAACCGCATCAAAGAGGCGGCGGCTGTCCTGGGATTTTCGATCGTTGAAGCTCCGGCAACCAACACCGCCGATGTGTATCAGGCAGCCCAGAGTCTGGTGGGCAAGGTGCAGGCTATCTATATTCCCACCGACAATACCGTTATTTCCGCGCTGGAGAGTGTAATCAAAGTGAGCGAGCGGGTCAGGCTTCCGCTTTTTACGGCCGACACCGATTCGGTTAAACGGGGCTCCATTGCCGCCATGGGTTTTGATTACTACCTGCATGGCAGGCAGACCGGCGCTCTGGCCCGCCGTATTATCGCCGGCGAAAACCCTGGTGATATTGCTGTTGAATTCCAGAAAGAGCTTTCCTTTCATGTTAATCCAGGAGCAGCACAACGCATGGGATTGACAATTGACGAGGACATACTTAATTCTGCCGACTTCCTTCATTGA
- a CDS encoding aldo/keto reductase — MKYMNYQEAKIPALGLGTWKSSKGDVYGAVREALHIGYTHIDCAPAYENEEEVGAALKEMTDSGQIKRENIWITSKLWNNAHLAADVEPALRKTLADLRLDYLDLYLIHWPVAFKPGVSFPRKASDYLRPEEAPITETWQALEECVGKGLVKHIGVCNFNVRRIGELLATASVPPMMNQIELHPYLQQNDMLEYCRKKNILLTAYSPLGSADRPKGMKRKDEPALLENEVIAQIAGKHGCTPAQVLISWALHRETVVIPKSVNRQRLQENLEAGSITLGSDEMKKIAELDRGFRYVDGAFWESPGSGYTKAGLWDEQ, encoded by the coding sequence ATGAAATATATGAATTATCAGGAAGCAAAAATTCCGGCTTTAGGCCTGGGGACCTGGAAATCGAGCAAGGGGGATGTCTACGGAGCCGTTCGGGAAGCACTTCATATCGGCTATACCCATATAGATTGTGCGCCGGCCTATGAGAACGAAGAGGAAGTCGGGGCTGCACTCAAGGAAATGACGGATTCGGGTCAGATCAAGCGTGAAAATATCTGGATAACTTCGAAGCTCTGGAACAATGCGCATCTTGCCGCTGATGTCGAACCGGCCTTGAGGAAAACATTGGCCGATTTGCGTCTGGATTATCTTGATCTCTATCTGATTCACTGGCCGGTGGCATTCAAGCCGGGGGTATCTTTTCCGCGAAAGGCCTCAGACTATCTGCGGCCGGAGGAGGCGCCGATAACAGAGACCTGGCAGGCCCTGGAAGAATGCGTCGGCAAGGGGCTGGTAAAACATATCGGGGTATGTAATTTCAATGTCAGAAGAATTGGCGAGTTGCTGGCGACGGCCTCTGTTCCGCCAATGATGAATCAGATCGAACTCCATCCTTACCTGCAGCAGAATGATATGCTTGAATATTGCCGCAAGAAGAACATTCTTCTCACGGCTTATTCACCACTGGGATCGGCCGACAGACCCAAGGGTATGAAAAGAAAAGATGAACCGGCGCTGCTGGAAAACGAAGTTATTGCACAAATTGCCGGGAAGCATGGTTGCACTCCCGCTCAGGTGCTCATCAGCTGGGCGCTGCACAGAGAAACCGTGGTGATTCCCAAATCGGTAAACCGGCAGCGCCTGCAGGAAAATCTAGAGGCTGGGAGTATCACTCTTGGCAGCGATGAAATGAAAAAAATAGCGGAACTGGACAGGGGATTCCGCTATGTTGACGGGGCCTTCTGGGAGAGTCCGGGATCCGGCTATACCAAGGCCGGACTCTGGGATGAACAATAG
- a CDS encoding OB-fold nucleic acid binding domain-containing protein, with translation MNMLRILFAAVFAVLAASSLMAQNVKKADDNSWLSLNGTVVATDKAGFEMDYGSGFIKVQMNNWQWYDPNHPIQVGDNIRVNGIVDNDQGEKPIIEASSIYIKDLNTYVFKKEAGDIFQPAIDQEGVFQLQGVIVDTDNRRFTMNLGSRKVIIDTTELPYNPLDDKGYQQLKVGDTVQVTGELKKDNTPFKTNVITANVVTTLLEDKGKVIGN, from the coding sequence ATGAACATGTTGCGAATCCTTTTTGCGGCGGTCTTCGCAGTCTTGGCGGCATCTTCCCTGATGGCCCAGAATGTCAAAAAAGCTGATGATAATAGCTGGCTCAGCCTAAACGGTACTGTTGTGGCCACAGATAAAGCCGGTTTTGAGATGGATTACGGCTCAGGGTTCATCAAGGTTCAGATGAACAACTGGCAGTGGTATGACCCTAATCATCCCATTCAGGTGGGCGATAATATTAGAGTTAACGGCATAGTCGACAATGATCAGGGTGAAAAACCGATCATAGAAGCAAGCAGTATATATATCAAGGATTTAAATACGTATGTATTCAAGAAAGAGGCGGGTGACATCTTCCAGCCTGCAATTGATCAGGAGGGGGTTTTTCAATTGCAAGGGGTCATCGTCGATACCGATAATCGCCGGTTTACGATGAATCTGGGCTCAAGAAAAGTGATTATCGACACCACGGAATTGCCTTACAATCCACTGGACGACAAGGGATACCAGCAACTGAAAGTTGGTGATACCGTTCAAGTCACAGGGGAGCTAAAAAAAGACAATACCCCCTTTAAAACTAATGTGATTACGGCAAACGTCGTGACGACGCTCCTGGAGGACAAGGGGAAAGTTATAGGAAACTGA
- a CDS encoding acyl-CoA dehydrogenase family protein, which translates to MFDYMMTDEQLQLRDEAREFTNWVPKEMILDMDAEKIQFPHEYLKEAGRRNLLGIRLPKKYGGRGLTWVDDAIVAEEVGVASYSLACLWGVGADIVCEAVVLYGSEELKQEMVVPLLKGEVYAAECLTEPRGGSDFFGATTTATKDGSDWIINGQKRFIVGAEGADWFMVYALTNPDSEKVHERISCFMVPRRAGVESKYIYGLMGVRGGGAGRVIFENVRVPERYCLNGINKGFEVFMTNMVPERLGTAAMTLGSVRPAIEIATRYTSKRKAFGQPIMNFQGVGFKVADSVMMLDAARSMVYTTCRAVDSGKVQPGRIRRMVSESKKFVTDSAWDIANNCMQVMGGIGYTNIYPLERIVRDIRLSQIWVGTNQIMQLIIQNEWYKEYQKVLSKQPVRDVENDAVHAHETEEKVYE; encoded by the coding sequence ATGTTTGATTACATGATGACGGATGAACAATTACAGCTTCGCGACGAGGCCAGGGAATTTACCAACTGGGTGCCGAAAGAAATGATACTGGACATGGATGCCGAAAAGATACAATTTCCTCATGAATACCTGAAGGAAGCGGGGAGACGCAACCTTCTCGGCATCAGGCTGCCCAAAAAATACGGGGGAAGGGGCCTCACCTGGGTGGATGACGCCATAGTTGCGGAAGAAGTAGGTGTTGCCAGTTATTCGCTGGCCTGTCTCTGGGGAGTCGGTGCCGACATAGTCTGCGAAGCGGTGGTATTGTATGGATCTGAAGAACTGAAGCAGGAGATGGTCGTACCGCTGCTCAAAGGTGAAGTCTATGCTGCGGAGTGTCTCACTGAGCCACGTGGGGGTTCCGACTTTTTCGGCGCCACTACAACCGCAACAAAAGACGGTAGCGACTGGATCATCAATGGCCAGAAACGATTCATCGTGGGAGCCGAGGGTGCCGACTGGTTTATGGTTTACGCATTAACCAATCCTGACTCGGAGAAGGTCCACGAAAGGATTTCCTGTTTTATGGTTCCACGTCGCGCGGGTGTTGAAAGCAAGTACATCTACGGTCTGATGGGAGTCCGCGGTGGCGGTGCCGGTCGCGTCATCTTTGAAAATGTGCGCGTGCCCGAACGCTACTGCCTCAACGGCATTAATAAGGGTTTCGAGGTGTTCATGACCAACATGGTTCCGGAGCGGCTGGGGACGGCGGCAATGACCCTGGGTTCCGTACGTCCTGCAATCGAGATTGCCACGAGGTATACCTCCAAACGAAAAGCATTCGGACAGCCTATCATGAATTTTCAGGGGGTCGGCTTCAAGGTTGCCGACAGCGTGATGATGCTGGATGCCGCTCGCTCCATGGTGTATACCACTTGCCGTGCGGTGGATTCGGGCAAGGTACAGCCGGGTCGGATTCGTAGGATGGTTTCCGAATCCAAGAAGTTCGTCACCGATTCGGCCTGGGATATCGCCAACAACTGTATGCAGGTTATGGGAGGGATAGGCTATACGAATATTTATCCACTGGAAAGAATAGTGCGGGACATCAGACTGTCCCAGATATGGGTCGGTACCAACCAGATTATGCAGCTGATAATACAGAATGAATGGTACAAGGAATACCAGAAGGTATTGTCAAAACAACCCGTACGTGATGTGGAAAACGATGCGGTGCATGCCCACGAAACAGAGGAGAAGGTATATGAATAA
- a CDS encoding YHS domain-containing (seleno)protein, giving the protein MNLPRSTNKILIGIFFALILNAFGGIAAESSTENDVAIRGYDSVSYFVDGEAKKGDEEFTHQWHGMTWYFSSKENRNLFAANPEKYAPQYDGYCAWAMTEERKAETDPEVWRIVNGRLYLNCSEAAYEKWSRDIPGNINKADKNWSTFKKNTN; this is encoded by the coding sequence ATGAACTTACCACGCTCAACCAATAAGATCCTGATCGGCATTTTCTTTGCACTCATATTGAATGCATTCGGAGGCATAGCGGCAGAGAGTTCGACGGAGAATGATGTCGCCATAAGGGGATACGACTCTGTCTCCTATTTTGTTGACGGTGAGGCGAAGAAGGGTGATGAGGAATTCACCCACCAATGGCATGGTATGACCTGGTATTTTTCAAGTAAAGAGAATAGGAATCTGTTTGCGGCCAATCCGGAAAAGTATGCCCCGCAATATGACGGGTACTGTGCCTGGGCTATGACGGAAGAGCGGAAGGCGGAAACTGATCCCGAAGTCTGGAGGATCGTCAATGGGAGGCTTTATCTGAACTGCAGCGAGGCTGCCTATGAAAAATGGAGCAGAGATATTCCCGGAAATATAAATAAGGCTGATAAGAATTGGTCAACGTTTAAGAAGAATACGAATTAA
- a CDS encoding DksA/TraR family C4-type zinc finger protein, with product MAGGWSRDGAVQDQIDASVEDAVKLARSRLSQGESLTHCEECEAAIPEARRKAVPGVRFCISCQEKNEKQQTAQTGYNRRGSKDSQLK from the coding sequence ATGGCTGGTGGTTGGTCGCGTGACGGGGCTGTGCAGGATCAAATAGATGCCAGTGTTGAAGATGCAGTGAAACTGGCCAGAAGTCGTTTGTCCCAAGGTGAGAGCTTAACTCATTGTGAGGAATGCGAAGCTGCCATTCCCGAGGCTCGCCGAAAAGCGGTTCCGGGCGTTCGCTTCTGCATCAGTTGCCAGGAAAAGAACGAAAAACAACAGACAGCACAAACAGGCTATAATAGACGCGGCAGTAAAGACAGCCAGCTGAAGTAG
- a CDS encoding alpha/beta fold hydrolase produces the protein MKRQFAFPSLVLCCLLLSSCSYLANKPLKTLQYQHGQAPTKNLFVFMRGLGGSNRSFEDAGMVDEVKKGAIPFDMVAPNAHFAYYAERTLIDRLHEDVILPAVRQGYTNIWLVGVSMGGLGSMLYWKERPEHISGIFLIAPFLGYDDILDEVYAAGGVRQWQPGRYDPDEQWEKMFWHWIKDRVDGKTNIPIFHSYGNSDEYIKGQNLLATVIPENRVIRIEGGHDIKTFSSLWKLFLQSGLYNTAR, from the coding sequence ATGAAAAGACAATTCGCTTTTCCGTCTCTGGTTCTCTGCTGCCTATTGTTGTCCTCCTGTTCGTATCTTGCCAACAAGCCATTGAAAACACTTCAATACCAACATGGCCAAGCCCCGACCAAAAATCTTTTTGTCTTTATGCGCGGGCTCGGCGGCAGTAACCGCAGTTTTGAAGATGCCGGCATGGTTGATGAGGTCAAAAAGGGTGCGATTCCCTTTGATATGGTCGCTCCAAATGCGCATTTTGCCTATTATGCAGAAAGAACATTAATAGACCGGCTCCATGAAGACGTCATCCTGCCCGCAGTCCGACAGGGCTACACCAATATCTGGCTCGTCGGCGTTTCCATGGGCGGTCTGGGCTCTATGCTCTATTGGAAAGAGCGGCCTGAGCACATCAGCGGGATCTTTCTTATTGCACCCTTTCTCGGCTATGACGACATTCTCGACGAGGTTTATGCCGCAGGAGGGGTGCGGCAATGGCAACCGGGCCGGTATGATCCCGATGAGCAATGGGAAAAAATGTTCTGGCACTGGATAAAAGACCGTGTCGACGGCAAGACAAACATCCCGATCTTTCACAGTTACGGCAACAGCGATGAATATATCAAGGGCCAAAATCTTCTTGCCACCGTCATTCCTGAAAACCGGGTGATACGGATAGAGGGAGGCCACGACATCAAGACTTTCTCATCCCTCTGGAAGCTCTTTTTGCAAAGCGGTCTTTATAACACCGCCAGGTAA
- a CDS encoding GAF domain-containing hybrid sensor histidine kinase/response regulator, with protein MKTWKYTDRDQEGSGKVFEDAEKPHFHIAQPPEENSEINREIGERKRAEQITRTLFRISNAVNTTKSLDELYGSIHRILGEIINLSNFFIAVYHKPTGRVAFPYFIDLYDSADVYADQINKSNSLTGEVIRKQKAIFLDKADLQLRAAENRLVGTAPIAWLGVPLKIKGEVIGVMAAQCYEEPHPFNLIDLEILNSVSEQIALAIERKRNEQALITSEKKYRTIIESIEDGYYEIDPQGRLNLVNQALCGMLGYEENYLVGMNALGFMSEESQRKIKESFASILQTDQPGITLELQLHRSDGGIRYVETVISAVCSDDAGPVGYRGIARDITERKSADHSRKVLEQQLQQSQRLESLGTLAGGIAHDFNNLLMGIQGRIELILKDLEEEHPHHLQLATIESYLESAASLTTRLLGFARGGKYQVQPVDLNALTEKSTQMFGRTKKELSISCTLQKDLLPIEADSSQIEQVLLNLLVNAGQAMAAGGHIAVTTGLSQIDENEARFHDITPGKYVQLTLSDNGKGMDKETLGKIFDPFFTTKARGGGTGLGLAMVYGIIRNHSGAVSVKSELNRGTTFTLLLPASHKKIPSEIERSSTVVKGSGMILLVDDESMIIEVAQEILAVLGYQVLTAASGREALEVYASNRKSIDLVIIDMIMPRMSGGELFDRLKEMDPEVKVLLASGYSIEGEAREILKRGCKGFIQKPFTISELSAKLSRLLV; from the coding sequence ATGAAGACCTGGAAATACACAGACAGAGATCAGGAAGGTTCAGGAAAGGTTTTTGAAGACGCCGAAAAGCCTCATTTTCATATCGCTCAGCCCCCTGAAGAGAATTCAGAAATCAATCGCGAAATAGGCGAACGAAAACGCGCCGAGCAGATAACCCGTACCCTCTTTCGAATCTCAAACGCCGTCAACACCACCAAGAGTCTCGACGAGCTATATGGTTCGATTCATCGCATACTCGGGGAAATTATCAATCTGAGCAACTTTTTCATTGCCGTCTACCACAAACCGACCGGCAGAGTTGCCTTCCCCTATTTCATCGATCTATATGATTCAGCGGATGTATATGCTGACCAGATAAATAAATCAAACTCCCTGACCGGGGAAGTTATCCGCAAACAGAAAGCGATTTTTCTCGACAAGGCGGACCTGCAGCTGAGAGCTGCCGAAAACCGCCTTGTGGGAACGGCACCAATCGCTTGGCTCGGCGTGCCTTTAAAAATAAAAGGTGAAGTGATTGGGGTAATGGCTGCACAGTGTTACGAGGAACCGCACCCTTTTAACCTGATTGATCTGGAGATTCTTAATTCTGTTTCCGAACAGATTGCCCTGGCTATCGAAAGGAAGAGGAATGAACAGGCCTTAATCACAAGCGAAAAAAAGTACCGTACCATCATTGAAAGTATTGAAGACGGCTATTATGAAATCGATCCTCAAGGGAGATTGAATCTTGTCAATCAGGCACTGTGCGGAATGCTGGGATATGAGGAAAATTATTTGGTTGGTATGAATGCCTTAGGATTTATGAGCGAAGAATCTCAACGTAAAATCAAAGAATCCTTTGCCTCGATCCTCCAAACGGACCAACCCGGAATAACTCTGGAACTCCAGCTTCACCGCAGCGACGGCGGTATACGTTACGTCGAAACGGTAATCTCGGCAGTCTGCAGTGATGATGCCGGCCCTGTCGGTTACAGGGGCATTGCCCGGGATATAACAGAGCGCAAAAGTGCCGATCATTCCCGTAAAGTTCTGGAGCAACAGCTTCAGCAGTCCCAGCGTCTGGAATCACTGGGTACGCTCGCCGGCGGCATTGCACACGATTTCAACAACCTGCTCATGGGGATCCAGGGTAGAATCGAACTCATATTGAAAGACCTCGAAGAAGAACACCCACATCACCTGCAGCTGGCAACCATTGAAAGTTACCTGGAAAGTGCCGCGAGTTTAACTACCAGGCTGCTCGGTTTCGCCAGAGGCGGAAAATACCAGGTTCAACCCGTTGATTTGAATGCATTGACAGAAAAAAGCACGCAGATGTTTGGCCGGACAAAAAAAGAACTTTCCATAAGCTGCACCCTGCAGAAGGATCTATTGCCGATAGAAGCTGATTCCAGCCAGATCGAGCAGGTTCTGCTCAACTTACTGGTCAATGCCGGGCAGGCCATGGCGGCAGGCGGACACATCGCGGTCACAACAGGCCTCTCTCAAATAGATGAAAATGAAGCCCGTTTTCACGATATTACCCCCGGAAAATATGTGCAGCTCACTCTCTCCGATAACGGCAAGGGCATGGATAAAGAGACGTTGGGGAAAATTTTCGATCCATTCTTTACCACCAAAGCCAGGGGAGGCGGTACAGGGCTAGGCCTTGCCATGGTGTATGGCATTATTCGCAACCATTCAGGTGCGGTTTCCGTAAAAAGCGAATTGAACCGGGGCACCACTTTTACTCTTCTTCTGCCGGCATCGCATAAAAAGATCCCGTCTGAAATCGAAAGATCATCGACTGTGGTAAAAGGCTCCGGAATGATTCTTTTGGTGGATGACGAATCGATGATCATCGAAGTGGCCCAGGAAATTCTTGCCGTTCTTGGCTATCAGGTGCTGACGGCAGCATCGGGCCGCGAAGCTCTCGAGGTCTACGCCAGTAACCGAAAGAGCATAGATCTGGTTATTATCGACATGATCATGCCCCGGATGAGCGGCGGTGAGCTCTTTGACAGGCTGAAAGAAATGGATCCGGAGGTCAAGGTTCTGCTGGCCAGCGGTTACAGCATTGAAGGCGAGGCCCGGGAAATTCTGAAACGTGGCTGTAAGGGTTTCATTCAGAAGCCTTTTACCATTTCGGAGTTGTCGGCCAAGCTCAGCCGGCTGCTGGTTTGA
- a CDS encoding alpha/beta fold hydrolase has product MSHILIEKNHSLYYRTIEGKADMPCLVYLHEGLGCTAMWRDFPKQLCRATNCPGLIYDRRGYGMSSPLPQPRTNRYLHEYALRELPAFLDRIIPDTPYILIGHSDGGSIALIYGARRPSKLRGIITEAAHVFVDSETITGIQAAEEAWQRGKLKGLAQYHGAKTETVFRSWSDIWLSESFRHWNIEYLLADIEVPLLIIQGKNDQYGSIDQVNSISTKTSSPCRVEIVEECGHTPHLETSGVVLKLMSDFVKQLIQSSSRQRR; this is encoded by the coding sequence TTGTCACATATCCTAATCGAAAAGAACCATAGTTTATATTACCGCACAATAGAAGGAAAAGCGGATATGCCCTGTCTGGTATACCTGCATGAGGGACTGGGGTGTACTGCAATGTGGCGCGATTTTCCCAAGCAGTTGTGCCGGGCGACGAACTGTCCAGGTCTGATTTACGACCGCCGGGGATACGGGATGTCGTCTCCATTACCGCAGCCGCGTACAAACCGCTATCTCCATGAGTATGCTCTCCGGGAGCTTCCGGCATTTCTTGATAGGATCATTCCAGATACCCCCTATATTCTCATCGGGCATTCCGACGGTGGCAGCATTGCCTTGATATATGGTGCCAGACGGCCTTCTAAACTGCGGGGCATAATAACAGAGGCTGCTCATGTCTTTGTCGATTCGGAAACCATCACCGGGATACAGGCAGCAGAAGAAGCCTGGCAGAGAGGAAAGCTAAAGGGCCTGGCTCAATATCATGGCGCGAAAACAGAAACCGTGTTCAGGTCCTGGTCGGACATATGGCTCTCCGAATCCTTTCGGCACTGGAACATCGAGTATCTCTTAGCGGACATCGAGGTTCCTCTGCTTATCATCCAGGGAAAGAACGACCAGTACGGTTCAATTGATCAGGTTAATTCTATTTCTACCAAAACTTCGAGCCCTTGTCGTGTGGAGATAGTGGAAGAATGCGGCCATACTCCTCATCTGGAGACCTCTGGGGTGGTGTTAAAGCTTATGTCTGATTTTGTAAAACAGCTGATCCAGAGTTCATCTCGGCAACGTAGATGA
- the corA gene encoding magnesium/cobalt transporter CorA produces the protein MVRHLKRHAATKGDRPGRVVFVGQKKIEKPEFSIINYDRTELQEFKVGSIEECFPFRDKPVMSWINIDGLHDVSVIEKIGSHFGVHPLIREDIANTEQRPKLEIGDDYIFLSIKMLYPNEDENRIISEQFSFIFGENFVISFQERSGDVFDSVRARLRDTVPRVRFMTSDYLAYTLVDAIVDHYFVIMEHLAVTVEATEDDLIDDPSPDDLATIHDLKRQLILIRKATWPLREIISRLERTENPLIQQTTRLYIRDVYDHTVQVIDTVETFRDMVSGLLDIYLSSVSNKMNEVMKVLTIIATIFIPLGFLAGVYGMNFDTSSPYNMPELGMRYGYWLFWVLVVVVSMGLLLFFRRKRWL, from the coding sequence ATGGTAAGGCATTTAAAAAGGCATGCAGCCACAAAAGGAGACAGGCCCGGGCGGGTTGTTTTTGTCGGCCAGAAAAAAATAGAGAAACCCGAATTCAGCATAATCAATTACGACCGAACCGAATTGCAGGAGTTTAAAGTTGGTTCCATCGAAGAATGTTTTCCCTTTAGGGACAAGCCGGTCATGAGCTGGATAAACATAGATGGTCTGCATGATGTCTCGGTCATCGAAAAAATCGGCAGCCATTTCGGGGTGCATCCTCTTATACGTGAGGATATAGCCAATACCGAGCAGAGACCGAAACTTGAAATCGGCGATGATTATATCTTTCTCTCCATAAAAATGCTTTATCCCAATGAGGATGAAAATAGAATCATCTCAGAGCAGTTCAGCTTTATCTTTGGAGAGAATTTTGTCATTTCTTTTCAGGAAAGGTCAGGTGATGTCTTCGATTCGGTCAGGGCAAGGCTGCGCGATACCGTCCCCCGGGTACGCTTCATGACCTCCGATTATCTGGCTTATACTCTGGTCGACGCCATTGTCGATCACTATTTCGTCATCATGGAGCACCTTGCCGTGACGGTCGAGGCGACCGAAGATGATTTGATCGATGATCCAAGCCCCGATGATCTGGCTACAATTCATGATTTGAAAAGGCAGCTGATCCTGATCCGAAAGGCGACCTGGCCCCTGCGAGAGATTATAAGCCGTCTCGAGCGTACCGAAAACCCTCTTATCCAGCAAACCACCAGGCTTTATATTCGTGATGTCTACGATCATACCGTCCAGGTGATAGACACCGTCGAGACATTCAGGGATATGGTCTCCGGGCTGCTGGATATCTATCTTTCCAGTGTCAGCAATAAAATGAATGAGGTCATGAAGGTGTTGACCATTATTGCAACCATCTTTATTCCTCTAGGTTTTCTGGCCGGGGTATACGGAATGAACTTTGATACCTCAAGCCCGTATAATATGCCTGAGCTTGGTATGCGCTACGGCTATTGGCTGTTCTGGGTCCTGGTTGTCGTGGTCAGCATGGGGCTGCTGCTCTTTTTTCGCAGGAAACGCTGGCTTTGA
- a CDS encoding TIGR00730 family Rossman fold protein, whose amino-acid sequence MKSRPSLSNYPTSKEDARETAREPLTPQTVSPSFHLSYTDIDFLTREELRPVRLQLELLKPELLQQEHGIEATVVVFGSSRIVEHEIAAQRLDEAKAAAAESPQDPLLKERLAVARSILRKSHYYDEARKLGALLSKLKHHGTGCNIVVITGGGGGIMEAANRGAHDIGAETMGLNIVLPREREPNSFITPELCFQFHYFSIRKMHFLMRAQALVAFPGGYGTLDELFETLTLIQTRKIHPLPVLLFGKEFWQKLLNFEVLVAEGVVGPNDLEIFRFVEKAEEAAEIIEEYLNSKKL is encoded by the coding sequence ATGAAATCACGACCATCGCTTTCCAATTATCCCACATCCAAAGAGGATGCCAGGGAAACTGCCAGGGAGCCATTGACTCCACAAACGGTATCCCCAAGCTTCCATTTATCCTATACGGATATTGATTTCCTCACCCGCGAGGAACTTCGGCCGGTTCGCCTCCAGCTCGAGCTTTTGAAACCGGAATTACTCCAGCAGGAACATGGCATTGAGGCAACCGTGGTGGTATTCGGCAGCAGCAGGATAGTCGAACACGAAATAGCGGCCCAGCGCCTGGATGAAGCTAAAGCGGCGGCGGCCGAAAGTCCGCAGGATCCGCTGCTGAAAGAGCGCCTTGCCGTGGCACGAAGTATCCTTCGAAAGAGCCACTATTACGACGAAGCACGAAAGCTCGGAGCATTACTGTCGAAACTGAAACACCACGGGACCGGCTGCAATATCGTGGTCATCACCGGAGGCGGAGGCGGAATTATGGAGGCGGCAAACCGCGGCGCCCATGATATCGGTGCGGAAACCATGGGGCTCAACATTGTCCTGCCCCGCGAACGGGAACCAAATAGTTTCATTACTCCTGAATTATGCTTTCAGTTTCATTATTTTTCCATCAGAAAGATGCACTTCCTCATGCGGGCTCAGGCGCTTGTTGCCTTCCCCGGGGGCTATGGGACCCTGGATGAGCTGTTTGAAACATTGACGTTGATTCAGACCAGAAAAATCCACCCCCTCCCGGTTCTTCTTTTCGGTAAAGAGTTCTGGCAGAAGCTATTAAATTTTGAAGTTCTTGTTGCAGAAGGGGTCGTAGGTCCGAACGATCTGGAGATCTTCAGATTTGTGGAGAAAGCCGAAGAGGCGGCGGAGATTATAGAAGAGTACCTCAACTCCAAAAAACTGTGA